A region from the Candidatus Electrothrix scaldis genome encodes:
- a CDS encoding succinate dehydrogenase cytochrome b subunit — MVDFLKGTFSSLSRKYTMSVTGFLLGVFLLIHAAGNSFIFQGKMAFNAYAEQLHSLGPLVPMVELLLLFTFSIHIIFGLTLYLANRVATGSRYAVKHSAGGQTWGSRTMPWTGLTLLAFLLLHLSNVRFIEEGALIGDVVEQTLANPIYTLLYLVGIVALTLHVSHGFWSLLQTWGLYHPRYNRLTRLGAWALAALISLVFCAVIVVLW; from the coding sequence ATGGTCGATTTCCTGAAAGGCACTTTTTCATCACTGAGCAGAAAGTACACCATGTCCGTTACTGGTTTTCTCCTTGGTGTCTTTCTGCTGATCCACGCGGCAGGTAATAGCTTTATCTTTCAGGGGAAGATGGCCTTTAATGCCTATGCGGAACAACTCCATTCCTTAGGGCCTCTGGTTCCTATGGTGGAATTACTTCTGCTCTTCACTTTTTCTATACATATCATCTTTGGTCTTACTCTTTACTTAGCAAATCGAGTGGCTACTGGTAGCCGGTACGCTGTGAAGCATTCCGCTGGAGGACAAACCTGGGGCTCGCGTACCATGCCGTGGACTGGACTCACTCTTTTGGCTTTTCTCCTCCTACATCTCAGTAACGTTCGTTTTATTGAGGAAGGCGCATTAATTGGGGATGTCGTGGAGCAGACACTGGCAAATCCCATCTATACCCTGCTCTATCTGGTGGGCATCGTTGCTCTAACTCTGCACGTCAGTCATGGCTTCTGGTCTTTATTACAAACTTGGGGCTTGTATCATCCTCGCTATAACCGTCTCACTCGGCTAGGAGCCTGGGCCTTAGCAGCACTTATCAGCTTGGTCTTTTGCGCAGTTATTGTGGTCTTATGGTGA
- the greA gene encoding transcription elongation factor GreA gives MVERIPMSKTGHDQLKEELEQLEKVDRHEVVRAIEIARAHGDLKENAEYHAAKERQGMIEGRIMELKDKLGRAEVIDCTAVSTGKAVFGTVVTLMDMETDEEVTYQLLGPEEADVKKGSISVLAPLGRSILGKEVGDEVVTKTPGGVREFEVVEIQAGVVC, from the coding sequence ATGGTTGAACGTATCCCTATGTCCAAGACTGGACACGATCAGTTAAAAGAAGAACTTGAGCAATTGGAAAAAGTGGACCGTCATGAGGTTGTCAGAGCGATTGAAATCGCTCGCGCCCATGGTGATTTGAAGGAAAATGCCGAGTATCATGCAGCAAAAGAGCGTCAGGGTATGATCGAAGGGCGGATTATGGAGCTGAAGGACAAGCTCGGTCGTGCCGAGGTGATCGACTGCACCGCAGTGAGTACAGGTAAGGCGGTATTTGGTACGGTTGTTACCTTGATGGATATGGAGACCGATGAAGAGGTCACCTATCAACTGCTTGGACCAGAAGAGGCTGATGTGAAAAAGGGCTCCATCTCAGTTTTGGCCCCCTTAGGGCGTTCCATTTTGGGAAAGGAAGTTGGGGATGAGGTGGTAACCAAGACACCTGGTGGTGTTCGAGAGTTTGAAGTCGTGGAGATCCAGGCAGGTGTAGTTTGTTGA
- the rplI gene encoding 50S ribosomal protein L9, producing the protein MEVILKKTIDTLGREGEVVNVKPGYARNYLIPQNLASTVNKASLARLQREQEAIEKRHAEEKKNAEKLAAQLENMTVIITRKVGREGRLFGSVTTGDIAAQLAEQGVDLDKRAIMLADAIKATGETKITVKVGYQMTTEITVQVAPEAEAEVA; encoded by the coding sequence ATGGAAGTTATACTGAAAAAAACCATTGATACCCTGGGACGCGAAGGGGAAGTTGTCAATGTAAAGCCTGGTTATGCACGTAACTATCTTATTCCGCAAAATTTGGCTTCTACAGTGAACAAGGCCAGCTTGGCTCGTTTACAGAGAGAGCAGGAAGCTATTGAGAAGCGTCATGCGGAAGAGAAAAAGAACGCGGAAAAACTTGCTGCACAGCTTGAGAATATGACCGTTATTATCACCCGTAAAGTCGGGCGTGAAGGCCGCTTGTTCGGTTCTGTTACCACTGGTGATATTGCTGCACAGCTGGCAGAGCAGGGTGTTGATCTGGATAAACGGGCAATTATGCTGGCTGATGCCATCAAGGCCACTGGTGAGACCAAGATTACAGTGAAAGTGGGCTATCAGATGACCACCGAGATCACCGTTCAGGTCGCGCCGGAAGCGGAGGCTGAAGTAGCTTGA
- the rpsR gene encoding 30S ribosomal protein S18, which yields MAPRKKVFYRRKVCRFCADKELTIDYKDVKVLKSFVTERGKIIPKRIYGTCAAHQRQLTEAIKRARHLALIPYSGSVQY from the coding sequence ATGGCTCCCCGTAAAAAAGTGTTTTATCGTAGAAAGGTCTGTAGATTCTGTGCGGATAAAGAACTGACTATTGATTACAAAGATGTAAAAGTTCTGAAAAGTTTTGTCACGGAGCGTGGTAAAATTATTCCGAAACGGATTTACGGTACTTGTGCTGCTCATCAGCGCCAGTTAACTGAGGCTATCAAGCGAGCACGTCATCTTGCCTTGATCCCTTATTCCGGCTCTGTCCAGTATTAG
- the dnaB gene encoding replicative DNA helicase, with amino-acid sequence MSDNPAFFESERSSTTPSSSKMIPPQNLEAEQALLGTILIQDKSLLKIVEILSPDDFYRDAHKVIFEAMLGLFERTEPHDIVTVMSLLRDQNRLEQAGGASYLSSLTDVIPFTGMLVHHARIIREKSILRRLIATSSDVAARCYDAQGDLEALVDKAEQTIFEIAQAKKKQGFEPMSRIVPKAFDRVTKLAERKEHITGISTGYDELDRMTAGLQPSDLIILAGRPSMGKTALAMNMVQHAALINKVPVAVFSLEMSMEQLALRMLCSVGRIDSQRIRTGHLQEHDWPKLTRATGMLADSPVYIDDTAGMTVLEMRAKARRLKSEHDLGLVVVDYLQLMQGNSRIENRTQEISDISRSLKAMAKELDVPVIALSQLNRSLESRTDKRPQLSDLRESGAIEQDADVIMFIYRDEVYNKAEDNPNRGIAELIVGKQRNGPIGTVRLTFLGHITTFENYTQQEPPVGYE; translated from the coding sequence GTGTCTGATAATCCAGCCTTTTTCGAGAGCGAACGCTCGTCAACCACCCCTTCTTCCTCTAAAATGATTCCGCCCCAGAATTTGGAAGCGGAACAGGCTCTGCTTGGTACTATCCTGATCCAGGATAAGTCCCTGTTAAAGATTGTAGAAATTCTTTCGCCTGACGATTTTTATCGAGATGCCCATAAGGTCATTTTTGAGGCGATGCTGGGGCTGTTTGAACGGACAGAGCCTCATGATATAGTCACGGTGATGAGTCTACTCCGGGATCAAAATCGTTTGGAGCAGGCTGGCGGTGCGTCGTATCTGTCATCTCTTACTGATGTTATTCCCTTTACAGGGATGCTTGTTCATCATGCCAGAATTATAAGGGAAAAATCTATTCTGCGACGGCTTATCGCGACGAGTAGTGACGTGGCTGCCCGTTGCTATGACGCTCAGGGTGATCTTGAGGCCCTTGTAGATAAGGCCGAACAGACAATTTTTGAAATAGCTCAGGCCAAGAAAAAACAGGGCTTTGAGCCTATGTCCCGAATCGTTCCTAAGGCCTTTGATAGAGTAACAAAGCTTGCTGAGCGGAAGGAACATATTACAGGTATCTCAACCGGTTATGATGAGCTGGATCGGATGACAGCCGGTTTGCAACCCTCTGATTTGATTATCCTCGCTGGTCGTCCTTCTATGGGAAAGACCGCCTTGGCGATGAATATGGTTCAGCACGCCGCCCTGATCAATAAGGTGCCGGTGGCAGTATTTAGTCTGGAAATGTCTATGGAACAGCTTGCCCTGCGTATGCTCTGTTCCGTAGGCCGGATTGACTCTCAGCGCATTCGTACCGGACACCTCCAGGAGCATGATTGGCCTAAGCTGACCCGGGCGACAGGGATGCTTGCTGATTCTCCGGTGTATATTGATGATACCGCCGGTATGACCGTCCTGGAGATGCGTGCCAAGGCTAGGCGACTGAAATCAGAACATGATCTCGGGCTGGTCGTGGTGGATTACTTACAGCTTATGCAGGGAAATTCCAGGATAGAAAACAGGACCCAGGAGATCAGTGATATCTCCCGTTCGCTTAAAGCTATGGCCAAGGAACTGGATGTCCCGGTTATTGCGCTTTCCCAGCTGAACCGAAGTTTGGAATCCCGTACAGATAAACGTCCCCAACTTTCTGATCTTCGCGAATCTGGCGCAATCGAGCAAGATGCTGATGTTATTATGTTTATTTATCGGGATGAGGTGTATAATAAGGCTGAGGATAATCCTAACCGGGGCATTGCCGAGCTCATTGTTGGTAAGCAGCGTAACGGTCCCATCGGTACAGTACGGCTCACTTTTCTTGGTCATATTACCACCTTTGAAAATTATACCCAGCAGGAACCGCCGGTGGGCTATGAGTAG
- the lptE gene encoding LPS assembly lipoprotein LptE has protein sequence MPNWKNRTDKLGIDNTMYQSLSAWFQKSEKINLTKDQGGADLILAGEIISIDLPGIGWDTDAQTTDVKVELRLRYVLKNLKTGKILWEVPNDVWTENYNTLTDRADNEDEAVEEILDDVSEKIYLGTLTKIRKMNRELSIDEAKDN, from the coding sequence ATGCCGAACTGGAAAAACCGTACGGATAAACTCGGTATTGATAATACCATGTATCAGTCGCTGTCTGCATGGTTTCAGAAGTCGGAAAAAATTAATCTGACCAAGGATCAGGGCGGCGCTGATTTGATCCTTGCCGGTGAAATCATCTCCATTGACCTCCCCGGTATCGGATGGGATACCGATGCACAGACAACAGATGTAAAGGTGGAACTCCGCTTGCGTTATGTACTGAAAAACCTCAAGACCGGTAAGATTCTTTGGGAGGTCCCCAACGATGTCTGGACGGAAAATTATAATACCCTGACCGATAGGGCGGATAATGAAGACGAGGCGGTTGAAGAGATTCTTGATGATGTTTCGGAAAAAATTTATCTTGGAACGCTGACAAAGATACGCAAGATGAATAGAGAGCTGTCGATTGACGAGGCGAAGGATAACTGA
- a CDS encoding GTPase domain-containing protein, with protein MSFINLREKIVQVKIVYYGPGRGGKTSNLEYINRKFSKQIQSEMVSLKTHGDRTLFFDFLPFDMGKIKGYELKIQLYTVPGQVKYNATRKLVLKGVDGIVFVADAQEAMREKNIRSLNQLHENLKGYKESIFKIPLVMQYNKVDLRDQGIPVLPTAVLEKDLNSKLKVPSFEASALTGYNVPETLKKIISSTVVSVQKKLL; from the coding sequence TTGAGCTTTATTAATCTACGCGAGAAAATCGTACAGGTCAAAATTGTTTATTATGGTCCGGGTAGGGGTGGCAAAACATCCAATCTCGAATATATCAATCGTAAATTCAGCAAGCAGATTCAGTCAGAAATGGTGAGTCTGAAGACGCATGGCGATCGGACCCTGTTCTTTGACTTTCTTCCCTTTGATATGGGAAAGATCAAAGGCTATGAGCTGAAAATTCAGCTGTATACTGTACCTGGCCAGGTAAAGTATAATGCGACGCGTAAGCTTGTTCTGAAAGGGGTGGATGGTATTGTTTTTGTTGCGGATGCGCAGGAAGCTATGCGCGAGAAAAATATACGCTCTTTAAACCAGCTTCATGAGAACTTGAAAGGGTATAAAGAGTCTATTTTCAAGATTCCTCTTGTCATGCAATATAATAAGGTTGACCTGCGGGATCAGGGAATTCCAGTATTGCCGACAGCTGTTCTGGAGAAGGATTTGAACAGTAAATTGAAGGTGCCTTCCTTTGAGGCTAGTGCCTTGACAGGGTATAATGTTCCAGAAACACTGAAAAAAATAATTTCATCGACAGTGGTTTCGGTACAAAAGAAACTCTTGTAA
- the leuS gene encoding leucine--tRNA ligase encodes MSMTAQENQKYDFKTIEAKWQQYWQEKKSYKVSEDPNREKYYLLEMFPYPSGRIHMGHVRNYSIGDVIARYKRMRGYNVLHPMGWDAFGLPAENAALKHGVHPAQWTYENISYMRNQLKAMGLSYDWEREIATCHPEYYRWEQLVFLQLLEKGLVYRKKTTVNWCEDCATVLAREQVIDGCCWRCDQQVVPKNMYGWFLKITDYADELLEDLEQLGGWPEKVVTMQRNWIGRSQGLACDFQVEGKDEKITIFTTRPDTIYGVTFMSLAVEHPLLEQLIAGTEQEQPVREFIEKTLVEKQRMAVDQEPEKHGVFTGKYCINPFNGDRVPIYVANFVLMEYGTGAVMAVPAHDQRDFDFARKYDLPIRPVVQPEEKLVGANMEEAWDGDGVLADSADFSGLTSAAAKKAIVEYAEQKGFGKAHITYRLRDWGISRQRYWGAPIPVIHCDTCGAVPVPAEQLPVLLPGSLPPYGSHTPLHQQENFYTVTCPQCGQPAKRETDTMDTFMESSWYFARYTSPRNENAPLDKEAAQYWLAVDQYIGGVEHAILHLLYARFFTKILRDLGYLTIDEPFANLLTQGMVIKDGAKMSKSKGNVVDPHDLISQYGADTVRLFSLFAAPPERDLEWNAQGVEGSFRFLNRVFRLIQTHADCFAGSEERNGEAAPIQLDKLSREDRQLHRKTHQSIQRVTDSIESNFHFNTAISGVMELVNQITAASSEGAAQPVDQAVLREALQTVLMLLFPMVPHFCQELWESTGHKELLDNQQWPAYDAEAIKEDELTIVVQVNGKVRSRLQVAADIDQESIKQAALDDEKITGFIGDKAVKKIIVVKGKLVNIVI; translated from the coding sequence ATGAGCATGACAGCGCAGGAGAACCAAAAATACGATTTTAAGACCATCGAGGCAAAATGGCAGCAATATTGGCAGGAAAAAAAATCGTACAAGGTGAGTGAAGACCCGAACCGGGAGAAGTACTACCTGCTGGAGATGTTTCCCTATCCCTCCGGTCGTATTCATATGGGCCATGTCCGTAATTACTCCATCGGCGATGTGATTGCCCGTTATAAGCGAATGCGTGGCTATAATGTGTTGCATCCTATGGGCTGGGATGCCTTTGGTCTGCCTGCGGAAAATGCTGCGCTTAAACATGGTGTGCATCCTGCCCAGTGGACTTACGAGAACATCAGTTATATGCGCAACCAGCTCAAGGCTATGGGCCTGAGTTATGACTGGGAGAGGGAAATCGCCACCTGTCATCCTGAATATTATCGTTGGGAACAGCTCGTTTTTCTTCAGCTCCTGGAAAAGGGGCTGGTCTATCGGAAAAAGACCACGGTTAACTGGTGCGAAGACTGTGCCACGGTTTTGGCCCGGGAGCAGGTGATTGATGGCTGCTGTTGGCGGTGTGATCAGCAGGTTGTGCCGAAAAATATGTACGGCTGGTTCCTCAAAATTACGGATTATGCCGATGAACTCCTGGAAGATCTGGAACAACTGGGTGGATGGCCGGAAAAGGTTGTCACTATGCAGCGGAACTGGATCGGGAGAAGCCAGGGGCTCGCCTGTGATTTTCAGGTGGAAGGAAAGGATGAGAAAATCACCATCTTTACCACCCGACCAGATACCATTTACGGCGTGACCTTTATGTCCTTGGCAGTGGAGCATCCTCTTCTTGAGCAACTTATTGCCGGAACAGAGCAGGAACAGCCGGTTCGCGAGTTTATTGAGAAGACCCTGGTGGAAAAGCAGCGTATGGCTGTGGATCAGGAACCGGAAAAACACGGTGTCTTTACCGGGAAGTACTGCATCAACCCCTTTAACGGCGATCGCGTGCCCATCTACGTGGCGAATTTCGTGCTCATGGAGTATGGAACCGGCGCGGTTATGGCTGTTCCAGCCCATGATCAGCGAGATTTTGATTTTGCCCGGAAATACGATTTGCCTATTCGTCCGGTGGTTCAACCGGAGGAAAAACTGGTTGGCGCTAACATGGAAGAAGCCTGGGATGGAGACGGTGTCCTGGCAGATTCTGCCGACTTTAGCGGGCTGACTTCAGCTGCGGCGAAAAAGGCTATTGTTGAGTATGCAGAGCAAAAAGGATTCGGCAAGGCACATATCACCTACAGGCTCCGGGACTGGGGTATTTCACGGCAGCGTTATTGGGGAGCTCCTATTCCGGTCATCCATTGTGATACCTGTGGGGCAGTCCCGGTACCCGCTGAACAACTGCCTGTGCTTTTACCTGGTTCTCTGCCACCTTACGGGAGTCATACTCCCTTGCATCAGCAGGAGAATTTTTACACAGTAACCTGTCCTCAATGCGGTCAGCCTGCCAAGCGAGAGACTGATACAATGGATACCTTTATGGAGTCCTCCTGGTATTTTGCTCGCTACACCAGCCCACGCAATGAGAATGCTCCTCTTGACAAAGAGGCGGCACAGTATTGGCTGGCGGTTGATCAGTATATCGGCGGGGTGGAGCACGCAATTCTCCATTTGCTCTATGCCCGTTTTTTTACCAAGATTCTTCGCGATCTTGGCTACCTGACTATTGATGAGCCTTTTGCGAATTTGTTGACCCAGGGCATGGTTATAAAAGATGGGGCTAAAATGTCTAAATCCAAAGGCAATGTGGTTGATCCCCATGATTTGATAAGTCAGTATGGTGCTGATACGGTGCGACTATTTTCCCTGTTCGCAGCGCCGCCGGAAAGAGATCTGGAATGGAATGCCCAAGGAGTAGAGGGGAGTTTCCGCTTTTTGAATAGAGTATTCCGGCTCATTCAGACGCACGCAGATTGTTTTGCTGGCTCTGAGGAGAGAAATGGAGAGGCTGCCCCAATCCAACTGGATAAACTGTCGCGGGAAGATCGGCAGCTGCATCGGAAAACCCACCAAAGTATCCAAAGAGTCACTGACAGTATTGAGAGTAATTTTCATTTTAATACGGCAATCTCCGGTGTCATGGAGCTGGTGAATCAAATCACTGCTGCAAGCAGCGAGGGCGCCGCGCAACCGGTAGATCAGGCTGTTTTACGGGAGGCCCTGCAAACCGTTCTGATGCTTCTTTTTCCGATGGTCCCGCATTTCTGCCAGGAACTTTGGGAGAGCACGGGCCATAAGGAACTGCTGGACAATCAACAATGGCCTGCGTATGATGCAGAGGCAATAAAGGAAGATGAGCTGACCATTGTGGTTCAGGTCAACGGCAAGGTGCGCTCGCGCTTACAGGTTGCGGCGGACATTGACCAGGAAAGCATCAAGCAAGCTGCATTGGATGACGAAAAGATTACAGGTTTCATTGGCGACAAGGCTGTGAAAAAAATTATTGTGGTTAAGGGTAAACTTGTTAATATTGTCATATAG
- a CDS encoding roadblock/LC7 domain-containing protein, with protein MNYGVVSQEQLEKIDEILSEQLIKIGVDCVIIIDMAGNIITAKDNGTSKYDVYSFAALAAGNFATVDAMAKLVGEQEFSLLFHKGTDCNIHFSKIDEELLLITMFGKHISLGFLRLNVVKALEQIRKLWAGK; from the coding sequence ATGAATTACGGTGTAGTCAGCCAGGAACAGCTAGAAAAGATTGATGAAATCCTGTCAGAGCAGCTCATCAAAATAGGCGTGGACTGTGTCATTATTATCGACATGGCAGGAAACATCATTACGGCTAAGGATAACGGCACTTCCAAATATGATGTTTATTCATTTGCAGCTCTGGCAGCCGGTAACTTCGCCACTGTTGATGCTATGGCGAAATTGGTCGGAGAACAGGAGTTTTCCTTGCTCTTTCATAAGGGGACGGATTGCAATATCCACTTTTCAAAGATCGACGAGGAGCTCTTATTGATCACTATGTTCGGTAAGCATATATCACTTGGGTTCCTGAGGTTGAATGTCGTTAAGGCACTGGAACAGATAAGAAAGCTCTGGGCGGGTAAGTGA
- the rpsF gene encoding 30S ribosomal protein S6, with translation MRHYETTYILRPNLGEEQFTEIIERTNAIVQDDGGSVIDIDRWGMKKLAYEIKKEAQGYYIYMNYAAPGSTIQEIERIFRIDDRVLRYLTVKLAEEIDSEGIDQEKERIAAVAAAKVAEAERLAQQNDEADDDEDGDVNENEDSDNSDDDSDDE, from the coding sequence ATGCGTCATTACGAAACAACGTATATTCTTCGTCCTAATTTGGGCGAGGAACAGTTTACAGAGATTATTGAGCGCACCAACGCCATTGTACAGGATGATGGTGGTTCAGTTATCGATATTGATCGCTGGGGCATGAAAAAATTGGCCTATGAGATCAAAAAGGAAGCGCAGGGCTACTATATCTATATGAACTACGCTGCTCCGGGAAGCACTATTCAGGAGATTGAGCGTATTTTCCGTATTGATGACAGAGTGCTCCGCTATCTGACCGTAAAATTGGCAGAAGAGATAGACAGTGAGGGGATTGATCAGGAAAAAGAGAGAATTGCCGCTGTTGCTGCTGCAAAGGTTGCTGAAGCAGAGAGACTTGCTCAGCAAAATGACGAGGCGGATGACGACGAAGATGGTGATGTCAATGAGAATGAGGACTCAGACAATTCTGATGATGATTCTGACGACGAATAA
- the ade gene encoding adenine deaminase — MKRGALVNEKALHKQLIDCAAGRIPADLVLRNGRIVHVFTGEIAQGDIAIINGYIAGVDEQGGYQGKEEVDLAGSYVSPGFIDGHIHIESSLLVPSQFAAVVLPRGTTTVICDPHEIANVCGVAGIDFILSQDSPLTVYGMAPSCVPATHMETGGFQLSADNIKELLERPDIIGLAEMMNFPGTVGGNPDVLEKIFSARSQGRLVDGHAPGLSGKALQAYVAAGISSDHECTTLVEGLEKLRAGMAVFIREGSTARNMEALAPLLRGPAAHRCLLVTDDRHADDLIEFGHIDFLLRRAVALGADAVTALQMVTVNPARHFGLNHLGAIAPGYRADLVVLEDIEQFKVQEVYCAGTCVAQDGKVLAEIPEHMGAGNPAISATVRIHPDSLDLRVLAAPGKIRVITCSDGQLVTGQVFLEPLIKDGLIVADPDRDILKIAVVERHHGTQSMGIGFVQGFGLKRGAIASTVAHDSHNLIVVGADDASMMLAIRKIGEMQGGMVVTDEDHVLETLPLPIAGLMTTESAEKVRRQLRQLEIAMKKIGGATQNPFMLLSFLALPVIPELKITDKGLVDVIKFCRVPLQGDMEKNKKIV, encoded by the coding sequence GTGAAGCGAGGAGCACTGGTCAACGAAAAGGCATTGCATAAGCAGCTTATTGACTGTGCTGCAGGGCGAATCCCGGCTGATTTGGTGCTGAGGAATGGTCGGATTGTCCATGTCTTCACCGGAGAAATAGCTCAGGGTGACATTGCTATCATCAATGGGTATATTGCCGGTGTTGATGAGCAGGGAGGATACCAAGGGAAGGAAGAAGTTGACTTGGCTGGTTCTTATGTCAGCCCTGGTTTTATTGATGGACATATTCATATTGAAAGTTCTCTGCTTGTACCTTCTCAATTTGCTGCTGTTGTTTTGCCCCGTGGAACAACCACGGTGATCTGTGATCCGCATGAAATTGCCAATGTATGTGGCGTGGCAGGGATCGATTTTATACTTTCGCAGGATTCTCCTCTGACAGTATACGGGATGGCACCTTCCTGTGTTCCGGCCACCCATATGGAGACCGGCGGTTTTCAGCTCTCGGCTGATAATATAAAAGAGCTTCTTGAACGTCCTGATATTATCGGGCTGGCGGAAATGATGAATTTTCCAGGTACGGTTGGCGGAAACCCTGATGTTTTGGAAAAGATTTTTTCCGCTCGTAGTCAGGGACGACTGGTTGATGGGCATGCCCCAGGGCTCAGTGGGAAAGCCTTACAGGCTTATGTAGCTGCTGGGATCAGTTCAGATCATGAATGCACGACCTTGGTAGAGGGGCTGGAAAAATTACGGGCCGGAATGGCGGTTTTTATCCGGGAAGGCTCAACCGCACGTAATATGGAAGCCCTAGCTCCTTTGCTTCGTGGCCCGGCAGCTCACCGCTGTTTGTTGGTAACGGATGACCGCCATGCTGATGACCTGATAGAATTTGGGCATATTGATTTTTTACTGCGTCGGGCTGTGGCTTTAGGGGCAGATGCTGTGACAGCTTTACAGATGGTGACAGTGAATCCTGCCCGCCATTTCGGTTTGAATCACCTCGGGGCGATTGCACCTGGATACAGGGCAGACCTTGTGGTACTTGAGGATATAGAGCAGTTTAAGGTTCAAGAAGTATATTGCGCCGGTACCTGCGTGGCCCAGGATGGAAAGGTGCTGGCTGAAATCCCGGAGCATATGGGTGCTGGCAATCCTGCTATTTCAGCAACGGTGAGGATTCACCCTGACTCGCTTGATCTTCGGGTTCTTGCTGCTCCTGGAAAAATAAGGGTAATAACCTGTTCAGACGGTCAGCTTGTTACAGGTCAGGTTTTTCTAGAACCGCTCATCAAGGATGGGTTGATCGTTGCTGATCCTGATCGTGATATACTGAAGATCGCAGTAGTTGAGCGGCATCATGGCACGCAGAGTATGGGGATTGGCTTTGTGCAGGGCTTTGGTCTAAAGCGAGGGGCTATTGCCTCAACAGTTGCTCATGATTCGCATAATCTGATAGTTGTTGGGGCTGATGATGCCTCTATGATGCTGGCCATAAGAAAGATAGGTGAAATGCAGGGCGGGATGGTCGTAACTGATGAAGATCATGTACTCGAAACCCTCCCCCTGCCGATTGCTGGCTTGATGACAACGGAGTCTGCTGAAAAAGTACGCAGGCAGCTTCGGCAACTTGAAATCGCAATGAAAAAAATAGGGGGTGCGACACAAAATCCTTTTATGCTCCTCAGTTTTCTCGCTTTGCCGGTAATCCCCGAGTTAAAAATCACGGATAAAGGCCTTGTTGATGTGATTAAATTCTGTAGGGTCCCCTTGCAGGGAGATATGGAAAAAAATAAAAAAATAGTATAA
- a CDS encoding DUF2232 domain-containing protein produces the protein MERPGNISQKKGTFLTFRSLLIALLFFLPIALPGLFGWLNGLLAVPIFLLLQTAAHERRAGEQMRNGLLLAGLASLVLGRIAMFLFTLTMLPLGYSLHLSSNRRQSPAETGMNGIITLGCTWLLFWAVYGTIAGINPYLALLGNMDAFMEQVVTVYRTNADLPAEVLYNLELIIAGIRELLPKILPGLLAGMVLATVSMNMVFSNALLRRLAPEKATWPPYGEWRLPDKVVWLLIFASALLLVGKGGVNNIGLSLVFISGVLYFFQGIAVVIHVLNRWNIPRAFRFLLYVFLVFQRYGMLLVAFVGVADTWADFRKLDHEDKTE, from the coding sequence ATGGAACGACCTGGAAATATCTCACAGAAGAAAGGGACGTTTTTGACTTTTCGTTCGCTGCTGATTGCACTGCTCTTTTTTTTACCGATAGCACTCCCAGGCTTGTTTGGTTGGTTGAACGGTCTGCTTGCAGTACCGATTTTTTTGCTCTTACAGACAGCTGCCCATGAGCGAAGGGCCGGTGAGCAGATGAGGAACGGCTTGCTGCTGGCAGGTCTTGCTTCTTTGGTCTTGGGGCGCATTGCAATGTTTCTTTTTACATTGACAATGCTTCCCCTGGGATACAGTCTGCATTTGAGTTCTAACCGCCGTCAAAGTCCTGCAGAAACCGGTATGAACGGCATTATAACACTGGGATGTACCTGGTTGTTATTCTGGGCCGTGTACGGCACGATTGCTGGAATAAATCCCTATCTTGCTTTGCTCGGTAATATGGATGCCTTTATGGAGCAAGTCGTCACGGTTTATCGGACTAATGCTGATCTGCCCGCAGAGGTTCTTTATAATCTGGAGCTGATTATAGCAGGAATACGAGAGCTGTTACCAAAGATTTTGCCAGGGCTCCTTGCTGGTATGGTTTTAGCGACCGTGAGCATGAATATGGTTTTTTCCAATGCCCTACTCAGGCGGCTGGCACCGGAAAAGGCCACGTGGCCGCCATATGGTGAGTGGCGTTTACCTGATAAGGTCGTGTGGCTCCTTATTTTTGCCTCTGCCCTGTTGCTGGTCGGCAAGGGAGGAGTAAATAATATTGGGCTGAGCTTGGTCTTTATTTCCGGGGTGCTGTATTTTTTTCAGGGCATAGCCGTTGTTATTCATGTCCTGAATCGCTGGAACATTCCGCGCGCATTTCGTTTCCTTTTATATGTGTTTCTGGTTTTTCAGCGTTATGGAATGCTTCTTGTCGCTTTTGTTGGGGTGGCTGATACCTGGGCGGACTTTCGCAAGTTGGACCATGAAGATAAAACTGAATGA